One genomic window of Pseudothermotoga sp. includes the following:
- a CDS encoding MFS transporter has translation MNKKISKAMLFIILMGFVSLFSDMVYEGARGVAGPFLLQLGAGAAVVAFAAGFGEFVGYVLRLFSGYLADRTKRHWAITLVGYAFNLFAIPMLAFVYDWKIAVLLMILERTGKAIRKPARDSMVSYAAKQVGPGLGFGLEEALDQIGAVTGPLLLSLVLSFKSGREIERYHFGFAMLMIPAVISMTLLLLARFSFPRPVEFEKVIPIEKQTKPLGRRVILYLTAVSLLAAGFIDFPLISYHLAKQQLFSTAFLPILYGIAMGVDAIAAIVFGKLYDKVGINAFMISTALGAFASPFLLLVANKMVVVLGVSLWGISMGAQESVMKAVVANMVPTERRGFAYGLLNSIYGVAWFAGSFTMGLIYQRSIIFTAFLSLLLQLTSVPVMFLLKTRVEA, from the coding sequence GTGAACAAGAAAATCAGCAAAGCCATGTTGTTCATAATCCTGATGGGTTTCGTGAGTCTTTTCTCCGACATGGTTTACGAAGGTGCACGAGGCGTTGCGGGTCCATTTCTGTTACAGCTCGGTGCCGGAGCAGCTGTGGTCGCATTCGCGGCAGGGTTCGGCGAATTCGTAGGATATGTACTGAGACTCTTCAGTGGTTATCTTGCCGATAGGACCAAGCGCCACTGGGCTATCACATTGGTAGGTTATGCTTTCAATCTATTTGCCATTCCTATGCTCGCGTTCGTTTACGATTGGAAGATCGCAGTTCTCCTTATGATACTCGAAAGAACTGGAAAGGCAATCAGAAAACCGGCTCGAGACAGCATGGTCTCGTACGCTGCCAAACAGGTTGGTCCTGGTCTTGGTTTTGGATTGGAAGAAGCCTTGGACCAAATCGGTGCGGTGACCGGCCCTCTGTTACTTTCACTCGTGCTGAGTTTCAAATCTGGTCGAGAGATCGAGCGTTATCACTTTGGATTCGCAATGCTCATGATACCTGCAGTGATTTCCATGACACTGCTGCTTTTGGCGAGATTCTCTTTCCCCAGACCTGTAGAATTTGAAAAAGTGATTCCCATCGAAAAACAAACCAAACCTTTAGGAAGAAGAGTGATTCTTTACTTAACGGCTGTTTCCCTCTTGGCAGCTGGTTTTATAGATTTTCCTCTGATCTCTTATCATCTTGCGAAACAACAGCTGTTTTCCACAGCGTTCCTGCCGATCCTGTATGGAATAGCCATGGGAGTCGATGCGATAGCTGCCATTGTCTTCGGAAAACTTTACGATAAAGTTGGGATCAACGCTTTCATGATCTCCACAGCGTTGGGTGCATTCGCAAGCCCATTTCTGCTCCTTGTGGCCAACAAGATGGTCGTTGTGCTCGGGGTCAGTCTTTGGGGTATAAGTATGGGTGCTCAGGAATCTGTGATGAAAGCAGTGGTGGCCAACATGGTTCCAACTGAAAGGAGAGGTTTTGCATACGGTCTTTTGAACTCAATTTATGGTGTGGCATGGTTCGCTGGAAGCTTCACTATGGGTTTGATCTACCAAAGATCGATCATCTTCACAGCTTTTCTGTCTCTGCTGCTTCAGCTTACGAGTGTGCCTGTCATGTTTTTACTGAAAACTCGCGTGGAGGCTTGA
- a CDS encoding ATP-binding cassette domain-containing protein codes for MIKVEQLRKNFSGKQVLSDVSFSIEPKNVLALVGPNGAGKTTTIKCLSGVIKPDGGTIVLFGETFQHVSSVKAKQKIAVVPEERITFRNFTASDYVHLWSNFYPNWNDSIFSNFVARYGFDLSQKIESYSIGMKTLFLVGLCVCSQADLLILDEPTQHLDPTVRLEVMSLLKEYAKNEKAVLVSSHEIFELEEYATHIAIIKEGRIIYVNSIDGAKENHRLIEKGESIRSGEVIGLVGQSVLLKTDDDVGRYPKLNEIVVAYLTGKTERRLTLN; via the coding sequence ATGATCAAAGTGGAACAGTTGAGAAAGAATTTTTCAGGCAAACAAGTTTTGAGCGATGTATCTTTTTCCATCGAACCTAAAAATGTTCTGGCTCTCGTTGGACCCAATGGGGCAGGGAAGACTACAACGATAAAATGCCTCTCGGGCGTGATCAAGCCGGATGGAGGAACGATCGTGCTGTTCGGTGAGACTTTTCAACACGTCTCATCGGTCAAAGCCAAGCAAAAAATAGCCGTTGTTCCTGAAGAAAGGATCACTTTCAGAAACTTCACTGCGTCGGATTACGTTCATTTGTGGTCGAATTTTTATCCAAACTGGAACGATTCGATCTTTTCGAACTTCGTGGCTCGCTATGGTTTCGATCTTTCTCAAAAGATCGAATCTTATTCGATTGGAATGAAAACGCTTTTCTTGGTTGGTCTGTGCGTCTGTAGCCAAGCAGACCTGCTCATCTTGGATGAGCCAACACAACATCTCGATCCAACTGTGAGGTTGGAAGTCATGTCGCTCTTGAAAGAGTACGCTAAGAACGAAAAGGCTGTTTTGGTCTCATCGCACGAGATATTCGAACTCGAAGAGTACGCGACCCACATAGCGATAATCAAAGAAGGTAGAATAATTTATGTAAACTCCATCGACGGAGCAAAAGAAAACCACAGATTGATCGAAAAAGGTGAAAGTATTCGTTCTGGTGAAGTCATCGGCTTGGTTGGTCAGTCAGTGTTGTTGAAGACGGATGACGATGTCGGAAGATATCCCAAGCTCAACGAGATCGTTGTGGCCTATCTGACAGGAAAAACCGAACGAAGACTCACCTTGAATTGA
- a CDS encoding XRE family transcriptional regulator, translating into MIGKKIRELRTKLGISQAELAKRLGVDQTTVSYYERDKRAITISMLYKIAGALGVDVKYFFSDDEVIPIPLPTARKLVPVYDTNMAVESETFPGSLEPIKLVPTDIVDVDCAFIVHDKGMEPEIRDGDVVFVKRTSIDEIQNGEIVVGLYMNVIRVKRFFKADNDIMLLNDNTEYAPIFIEKLERFQLIGKVVEIRRIPRPKKLRHREQ; encoded by the coding sequence ATGATTGGAAAAAAGATCCGTGAGTTGCGTACAAAGTTGGGTATCAGTCAGGCAGAACTAGCAAAAAGGCTTGGAGTGGATCAAACCACAGTGTCGTACTACGAACGCGATAAAAGAGCCATCACTATCAGCATGCTGTACAAAATAGCGGGAGCACTCGGAGTTGATGTCAAGTATTTTTTCAGCGATGATGAAGTCATTCCCATCCCTTTGCCAACCGCACGGAAGTTGGTACCAGTCTACGATACAAATATGGCCGTTGAAAGCGAAACTTTTCCAGGTTCGCTAGAGCCAATCAAGCTCGTCCCAACCGACATCGTAGACGTTGATTGTGCTTTTATAGTCCATGATAAAGGTATGGAACCAGAAATACGCGATGGAGATGTCGTGTTCGTCAAACGCACATCGATCGACGAAATTCAAAACGGCGAAATTGTCGTGGGCTTGTACATGAATGTTATTCGTGTGAAGCGCTTTTTCAAAGCCGATAACGATATCATGCTCTTGAACGACAACACTGAGTATGCTCCTATTTTTATCGAAAAACTAGAACGCTTTCAGCTCATCGGGAAAGTCGTCGAAATCAGGCGTATCCCACGTCCAAAAAAGCTCAGACACCGAGAGCAATGA
- a CDS encoding GntR family transcriptional regulator produces the protein MLRKIDKHSGIPAYLQIVNQIKSEILLGNLKAGQQLPTVRELEMIFDVNINTILKALDRLKIEGYLIAEQGVGYFVAKELSIDNQIITMIRELVMNLKSKGLDLYTTLVLVEEVWRNEKF, from the coding sequence ATGCTCAGAAAGATCGATAAGCACAGCGGTATACCAGCCTATCTTCAAATAGTGAACCAGATCAAATCCGAGATCCTGCTCGGCAACCTCAAAGCTGGTCAGCAACTTCCAACCGTTCGCGAGCTAGAGATGATATTTGACGTTAACATCAACACGATTTTGAAAGCTCTTGATAGACTGAAGATCGAAGGTTATCTCATTGCAGAACAGGGTGTTGGCTATTTCGTGGCGAAGGAGTTGTCGATCGACAACCAAATAATCACAATGATTAGAGAGTTGGTGATGAATCTCAAATCGAAAGGTTTAGATCTTTACACGACTTTGGTCTTGGTTGAGGAGGTGTGGAGGAATGAAAAGTTTTGA
- the mutL gene encoding DNA mismatch repair endonuclease MutL has translation MKIKRLDDSVVSKIAAGEVVVGIHSVVKELVENALDAGAKKVVVELLNGGKSEVKVKDDGEGMSKEDLLLCYLPHTTSKIDSFSDLSSLTSYGFRGEALHSICSVSKVKIISREVSSAIGHEIEVVAGNLVYDRPVYSDIGTTVIVRDLFFNVPARRKFLKSSAIESRMATEIFERFCLSKLNVHFVLVKEQQLAYDLPPSDLLQRVKAIFPDVSIDSLKTFEIEHHGMTLKGCLSLSSFSKKGLINCFVNDRFVINQTLVSAIYVAYADLLEKGKHPFVVLNLSINPKEVDVNVHPQKLEVKFVDEEEIFRFVRDSLKKFLSKPTVRQIQIREKPFVADSYGSYTARTEPEVLVEPAKEKLLEESKFRILGVAKGRYILLETGEKLLILDFHAAHERITFEQLMKSLLESSSKKLLVGSRLKFKETDIDLLVSSHVLKQLGFELKVDGRDLVVEQIPNWMELYEVEEFLKDCLDELKLVDLQGMNETIKKILADHACKKSLRTRDKISESEMLELAKNIVEEGYSTCPHGRPLMFSIDFKDLDRFFGRD, from the coding sequence ATGAAAATAAAAAGGTTAGACGATTCAGTCGTTTCGAAGATCGCAGCGGGAGAAGTCGTCGTTGGAATCCACTCCGTCGTTAAAGAATTGGTTGAGAATGCTCTCGACGCCGGCGCGAAAAAGGTTGTGGTGGAACTGTTGAATGGAGGCAAGAGCGAGGTGAAGGTCAAAGACGACGGGGAAGGGATGAGCAAAGAAGACCTTTTGCTCTGTTATCTTCCACACACGACGAGTAAGATAGACAGTTTTTCCGATCTTTCATCACTCACTTCGTACGGCTTCCGCGGTGAAGCACTCCACTCGATCTGTTCTGTTTCAAAGGTGAAGATAATCTCTAGAGAGGTTTCCTCAGCGATAGGCCATGAGATAGAAGTGGTCGCTGGGAACTTGGTGTACGATAGGCCGGTCTATTCCGATATCGGTACGACGGTGATCGTGAGAGATTTGTTTTTCAATGTGCCAGCGAGAAGAAAGTTCTTGAAATCTTCAGCTATAGAATCTCGTATGGCAACGGAAATCTTCGAGAGATTCTGCTTGTCAAAGTTAAACGTTCACTTCGTGCTAGTGAAGGAGCAGCAACTTGCTTACGATCTACCACCTTCAGACCTTTTGCAGAGAGTGAAAGCGATCTTTCCTGATGTTTCCATAGACAGCTTGAAAACGTTTGAAATCGAGCACCACGGTATGACCTTGAAAGGTTGTCTGAGCTTGAGCTCTTTCTCAAAGAAAGGCTTGATAAACTGTTTCGTCAATGATAGGTTCGTGATCAATCAAACTCTCGTCAGTGCGATTTATGTGGCCTACGCCGATCTTTTAGAGAAAGGAAAACACCCATTCGTTGTGTTGAACCTTTCCATCAATCCAAAAGAAGTGGATGTGAACGTTCATCCACAGAAACTCGAGGTCAAATTCGTCGACGAAGAAGAGATCTTTAGATTCGTTCGAGACAGTTTGAAAAAATTTCTCTCAAAACCGACGGTCAGGCAGATCCAGATTCGAGAGAAACCTTTCGTTGCAGATTCCTATGGTTCCTACACGGCGAGGACGGAGCCAGAAGTCCTGGTCGAACCTGCCAAAGAAAAACTCTTGGAAGAGAGTAAGTTCAGAATCCTGGGTGTCGCAAAGGGGAGATACATTTTGTTGGAAACGGGAGAAAAATTGCTCATCTTGGATTTTCACGCAGCACACGAGAGGATCACTTTCGAACAACTCATGAAATCTTTGTTGGAGAGTAGTAGCAAGAAATTGCTTGTTGGATCGAGGTTGAAATTCAAGGAGACGGACATCGATTTACTCGTTTCTTCTCATGTTTTGAAACAACTCGGATTTGAATTGAAAGTGGATGGAAGAGATCTGGTTGTAGAGCAAATTCCAAACTGGATGGAGTTGTACGAGGTAGAAGAATTTCTGAAAGACTGCTTGGACGAACTGAAACTCGTGGACTTGCAGGGGATGAATGAAACGATCAAAAAGATCTTGGCAGATCATGCCTGTAAAAAATCGCTGAGAACGCGTGATAAAATCAGTGAATCTGAGATGTTGGAACTTGCCAAAAATATCGTCGAAGAAGGTTACAGTACTTGTCCACACGGAAGACCTCTGATGTTCTCGATAGATTTCAAAGATTTGGACAGATTTTTCGGGAGGGATTGA
- a CDS encoding GNAT family N-acetyltransferase produces the protein MEGVSIRWVRLSDAPQLVVFKKTVTSESPFLITYPDEVEDVFEARRFISIYLTDDRRIFLVAEQGGQIVGMITLAGSAKRKVLHKAELGISVRKSHWGKGIGSALMSEALKIAKQKGFKKIQLEVMENNERAIKLYQKFGFEIEGRKKKAVCMDGKYLDLLVMGKWLED, from the coding sequence GTGGAAGGCGTGAGCATCAGGTGGGTGAGACTCTCGGATGCTCCACAATTGGTGGTTTTCAAAAAGACCGTGACTAGTGAATCGCCCTTTTTGATCACCTATCCAGACGAAGTTGAGGATGTCTTCGAAGCCAGACGATTCATAAGCATCTATTTGACCGACGATCGGCGCATCTTTTTGGTCGCGGAGCAAGGTGGACAGATCGTCGGCATGATAACGCTCGCAGGTTCTGCCAAGAGAAAAGTTTTGCACAAAGCGGAGCTTGGCATAAGTGTACGGAAATCTCATTGGGGTAAAGGTATCGGTAGTGCCTTGATGAGCGAGGCTCTGAAGATTGCCAAACAAAAGGGTTTCAAGAAGATCCAACTCGAGGTTATGGAGAACAACGAAAGAGCAATCAAGCTTTACCAAAAGTTCGGTTTCGAGATAGAGGGAAGAAAGAAAAAAGCCGTCTGCATGGATGGAAAATATCTAGACTTGTTGGTGATGGGTAAATGGCTCGAAGATTGA
- a CDS encoding NCS2 family permease, whose translation MEKLFRLKEQGTTVRREIIAGVTTFLTMAYIVFVNPSILINVIPGATPGSDLYTQFFGAFMVATIFGSVIATLIVGLYANYPFALAPGMGLNAYFAFTVCLKMGIDWRVALAAVFVEGIIFIVLTITGARTFVIKAIPTSVKLATGAGIGLFIAFIGLKSAGIVISDPATFVSLGHMTDPNVLVAIIGFFIIAALFAMKVPGAIMIGILACTVIGALPIFGVTKYQGIVGKIPSVAPTFMKMDFNLQALGSATFWMVVFTFFFVDFFDTVGTLTGLAESTGFVKNGEFPRASRAYLADAVGTSVGAMFGTSTVTTYIESSAGIAEGGRTGLTAVTVAVLMLLMLFFSPLAMTVPAAATAPALVFVGVLMMKSLKKVDWDDVTESIPAFITLLMMPLTYSIANGIALGIVTYPIVKLLSGKGKQVHWFTWVLAILFVFYLVFLRE comes from the coding sequence ATGGAGAAGCTCTTTCGTTTGAAAGAGCAAGGTACAACGGTGCGTCGTGAAATCATCGCTGGAGTGACTACCTTTTTAACAATGGCCTACATCGTGTTCGTGAACCCTTCGATCCTCATCAATGTTATTCCTGGAGCAACCCCTGGAAGTGATCTCTATACACAGTTCTTCGGAGCGTTCATGGTCGCGACGATTTTTGGCTCAGTTATCGCTACGCTCATCGTGGGTTTATATGCGAATTATCCTTTCGCACTCGCCCCAGGCATGGGTTTGAATGCCTATTTCGCTTTTACGGTGTGCCTCAAGATGGGTATCGATTGGAGAGTGGCACTCGCGGCGGTGTTCGTGGAGGGTATCATCTTCATAGTGTTGACGATCACCGGAGCGAGAACTTTCGTGATAAAGGCGATACCAACCTCGGTGAAACTCGCGACAGGTGCTGGCATAGGTTTGTTCATCGCCTTCATAGGTTTGAAGAGCGCAGGTATAGTGATCAGTGATCCTGCAACCTTTGTGAGCCTTGGTCACATGACTGATCCGAACGTTTTGGTTGCGATCATAGGCTTTTTCATCATCGCGGCATTGTTTGCGATGAAAGTACCGGGCGCGATCATGATAGGCATTCTTGCTTGCACGGTCATAGGAGCTTTGCCAATTTTTGGTGTAACGAAGTATCAAGGTATCGTTGGAAAGATTCCAAGTGTGGCACCAACGTTCATGAAGATGGATTTCAATTTACAAGCGCTGGGTAGTGCAACTTTCTGGATGGTCGTTTTCACGTTCTTTTTTGTGGATTTCTTCGACACAGTGGGAACCTTAACGGGTTTGGCTGAATCTACAGGTTTTGTGAAAAACGGTGAATTTCCAAGGGCTTCAAGAGCTTACCTTGCCGATGCCGTTGGAACTTCCGTTGGCGCGATGTTTGGAACTTCCACGGTTACCACTTACATAGAGAGCAGTGCAGGTATCGCCGAAGGCGGAAGAACTGGTCTGACGGCTGTTACCGTCGCGGTTTTGATGCTCTTGATGCTCTTCTTCTCACCTTTAGCGATGACAGTCCCAGCTGCAGCGACAGCTCCAGCGTTGGTTTTCGTTGGTGTGCTGATGATGAAAAGTTTGAAGAAAGTTGACTGGGACGATGTGACAGAATCCATACCAGCTTTCATAACTTTGTTGATGATGCCACTCACCTACTCCATCGCGAACGGTATAGCACTCGGTATCGTTACTTATCCTATCGTCAAGCTTCTTTCAGGTAAAGGTAAACAGGTGCATTGGTTCACATGGGTTCTTGCGATCCTCTTCGTTTTCTATCTTGTGTTTCTAAGAGAGTGA
- a CDS encoding EscU/YscU/HrcU family type III secretion system export apparatus switch protein — protein sequence MDYTREIAVALGYDPERFDAPFIIAKGKGEVARKILEEAKKHGVPIVRSPELVYKLYKLEVLQQIPEELFVAVAEVLVFVQNL from the coding sequence ATGGACTATACGCGTGAAATCGCGGTGGCACTGGGTTACGATCCAGAAAGATTCGATGCACCGTTCATCATAGCCAAAGGTAAAGGAGAAGTTGCAAGGAAAATACTCGAAGAGGCCAAGAAGCATGGTGTGCCGATCGTTCGCTCGCCTGAGCTGGTGTACAAGCTGTACAAATTGGAAGTTCTTCAGCAGATTCCAGAAGAACTGTTCGTAGCCGTTGCGGAAGTCTTAGTGTTCGTTCAGAACTTATGA
- a CDS encoding dipeptide epimerase: MKIKSVKFEKTYYRYFEPFTISLGTHEDQENIEVRIELEDGTVGYGEASTLFVISGETVDIMMQVEKTVQEMILDEHVESYGKLFSRLQQLRATPAIKAAVEYAIIDAFCKRFGIKPYQFFGGATNYVETDLTVGIMDLEKTLKKVKKIYSDGFRKIKIKVGKNFKEDIERVVESKKIAPDAVFIVDANQGFTPKQAIEFAKALHSERVEVVVYEQPVNRHDVEGLKLVRFNSPYPVAADESVFTRYDALKLIKEEAVDFINIKLMKSGISDALAIVHLAQSSNVQLMIGCMGESSLGITQSIHFAAGTGAFAYHDLDAHLSLNEKVFRGDFKQEGPHIYLT, translated from the coding sequence ATGAAGATTAAATCCGTCAAGTTTGAAAAGACCTACTATCGGTACTTTGAGCCATTCACGATTTCACTTGGAACACATGAAGATCAAGAGAATATCGAAGTTCGAATCGAATTGGAGGATGGCACCGTTGGATACGGTGAAGCTTCCACATTGTTCGTCATATCCGGTGAAACCGTCGATATCATGATGCAGGTTGAAAAAACCGTACAAGAAATGATTTTGGATGAACATGTGGAAAGCTATGGAAAATTGTTTTCAAGACTTCAACAGCTCAGGGCCACACCGGCAATCAAAGCAGCTGTGGAGTATGCAATAATCGATGCATTTTGCAAAAGATTTGGCATCAAGCCCTACCAGTTCTTCGGCGGAGCAACGAACTACGTAGAGACGGACCTGACGGTGGGAATAATGGACCTGGAGAAAACTTTGAAAAAAGTCAAGAAAATATACTCCGACGGTTTCAGAAAGATAAAGATCAAGGTCGGTAAGAACTTCAAAGAAGACATCGAAAGAGTTGTTGAATCGAAAAAGATCGCACCAGATGCGGTGTTCATTGTTGATGCCAATCAAGGTTTCACACCTAAGCAAGCGATAGAGTTCGCCAAAGCCCTCCACTCAGAGAGGGTGGAAGTGGTCGTGTATGAACAACCAGTGAACAGGCACGATGTGGAGGGCTTGAAATTGGTGCGGTTCAACAGCCCATACCCTGTAGCAGCGGATGAGTCAGTCTTCACAAGATACGACGCACTCAAACTGATAAAAGAAGAAGCCGTCGATTTCATCAATATAAAGCTCATGAAATCCGGCATCAGCGATGCTCTAGCCATCGTTCATCTGGCACAGTCCAGCAATGTTCAGCTAATGATAGGATGCATGGGTGAGAGTAGTCTAGGTATAACTCAAAGCATACACTTCGCGGCGGGTACGGGTGCGTTTGCATACCACGATTTGGATGCACACCTATCCTTGAACGAGAAAGTCTTCAGAGGTGATTTCAAACAGGAAGGGCCACACATCTATCTGACGTGA
- a CDS encoding ABC transporter ATP-binding protein yields the protein MLKLLNVGLSKDSKQILKHLNLIFGEQEVHVVMGPNGSGKSSLAYTIMGLEGYKPTEGKILLDDRDITNLGVADRAKLGIHLMWQEPARFRGLTVRQYLTLGGKLKVSQSELEEVLHLVGLSPSLYINRMVDELLSGGERKRVELASILLLKPRYAILDEPDSGIDVLSLDMIKSIVEKIIEKGGSAIVITHREEVASIADVAHVLCDGRIVRSGLPDEVMNYYKNFCDVCNHTNVPTIGE from the coding sequence GTGCTCAAACTGTTGAACGTAGGCCTTTCGAAGGATTCAAAGCAAATTTTGAAACATCTCAACTTGATCTTCGGTGAGCAAGAAGTTCATGTAGTCATGGGGCCAAACGGTTCAGGAAAATCTTCACTCGCTTACACGATCATGGGTCTTGAAGGATACAAACCAACGGAAGGTAAGATCCTCCTTGATGATAGGGACATCACGAACTTAGGAGTGGCTGATAGAGCCAAGCTTGGGATACATTTGATGTGGCAGGAGCCTGCAAGATTCCGTGGTTTGACTGTCAGACAATACCTCACACTCGGCGGCAAATTGAAAGTTTCTCAGTCTGAACTGGAAGAAGTTTTGCATCTGGTAGGTTTATCTCCAAGTTTGTACATCAACAGGATGGTCGATGAACTGCTCAGTGGTGGTGAGCGGAAACGTGTGGAGCTTGCTTCAATTTTGTTACTCAAACCTAGGTATGCGATACTCGATGAGCCAGACTCAGGAATAGATGTGCTTTCTCTGGACATGATAAAGTCCATCGTTGAAAAAATAATAGAAAAAGGTGGGTCAGCGATCGTTATCACTCACCGAGAAGAAGTGGCATCCATCGCCGATGTAGCACACGTTCTGTGTGACGGTAGGATCGTACGCAGTGGTCTCCCAGATGAAGTTATGAATTATTACAAAAATTTCTGTGATGTGTGCAACCATACGAATGTACCAACGATTGGAGAGTGA
- a CDS encoding DUF1611 domain-containing protein: MKITEFFEPGTPAALLAWGQFETTLAKTTHGLLRHSKVLKPVCVVAEQKGKRASDFVKPVRYDVPIVDNVKDAADLGAKVLVVGIASVGGYLPPIMEQHIVDAMRLGMDVLSGLHMKLSEMEPFKSVSRAKNVRIVEVRHYKGELSIFHGDIFHSKTVRICVLGTDCATGKRTTAVQLYELALKRGLAAAFLATGQTGIMLGADEGVAIDALPADFIPGVIERMILKLESEGKKFIFIEGQGALRHPAYGQVTLGLIYGCMPQFVVFVHDPKRKNFEYFERIGMKPDVDAEIELVQRFINTKVLGISCLDDGFKHGLYPVFNPFNENDLDTILARLEAML, from the coding sequence GTGAAGATCACAGAATTCTTTGAACCCGGCACACCTGCCGCACTGTTGGCCTGGGGACAGTTCGAAACGACTCTCGCTAAGACAACGCATGGACTGCTTCGTCACAGCAAGGTTCTGAAACCAGTTTGTGTGGTGGCAGAACAAAAGGGCAAGAGAGCCTCAGATTTCGTTAAACCAGTGCGTTACGATGTTCCCATAGTCGATAACGTGAAAGATGCAGCTGATCTTGGTGCGAAAGTCCTCGTCGTTGGTATCGCCAGTGTAGGAGGTTATCTTCCACCCATCATGGAACAACACATAGTTGATGCGATGCGCCTGGGCATGGACGTATTGTCTGGTTTGCACATGAAACTGAGTGAGATGGAACCTTTCAAAAGTGTCTCACGTGCCAAGAACGTCAGGATCGTGGAAGTCAGACACTACAAAGGCGAACTGTCGATATTCCACGGCGACATTTTTCACAGCAAAACGGTGAGGATCTGCGTGTTAGGTACGGACTGTGCCACGGGAAAGAGAACTACGGCGGTACAGCTCTACGAGCTCGCCTTGAAAAGAGGTTTAGCAGCGGCGTTCTTGGCGACGGGTCAAACGGGCATCATGTTGGGTGCGGACGAAGGTGTGGCCATCGATGCGCTCCCAGCCGATTTCATTCCAGGTGTCATCGAGAGAATGATCCTGAAACTTGAATCCGAAGGTAAAAAATTCATCTTCATTGAAGGGCAGGGTGCCTTGAGACATCCTGCTTACGGTCAAGTGACTTTGGGTTTGATCTACGGATGTATGCCCCAGTTTGTTGTCTTCGTTCATGACCCGAAGAGAAAAAACTTTGAATATTTTGAACGGATCGGTATGAAACCCGACGTCGATGCCGAGATCGAGCTGGTTCAGAGGTTCATCAACACCAAGGTGCTCGGTATATCCTGTCTCGATGATGGTTTTAAACATGGTCTTTATCCTGTCTTCAATCCTTTCAACGAGAATGACTTGGACACTATCCTCGCGAGGTTGGAGGCGATGTTATGA
- a CDS encoding WecB/TagA/CpsF family glycosyltransferase, with product MEIFNLPIIIGSFEQIFLQIKNRISQRQKTFVVTANATIVVRSIENPQYRKIVQNADLILPDGFGVLLAIKRFHKKTSERITGIDMMLKLCEVAAEENLKVFLLGSKPEVVEKAAKNLEKTYGNIIVGYHHGYFDGDGPIELIKSSKADLLFVGMGVPKQEMWISENFEKVPAIFAMGVGGSFDVVSGYKKRAPKLVQDLRLEWLYRFLQSPFQKKNVPRDVIKLLRYILKPPREFSVKT from the coding sequence GTGGAGATCTTCAACTTACCGATCATCATAGGCAGTTTCGAACAGATATTTTTGCAAATCAAAAACAGGATTTCTCAGCGTCAAAAAACTTTTGTTGTGACAGCTAATGCCACGATAGTTGTGAGATCGATAGAAAATCCACAATACAGGAAGATAGTTCAGAACGCAGATTTGATCCTCCCTGATGGCTTCGGTGTGTTGTTAGCAATAAAAAGGTTTCATAAAAAAACCTCGGAGCGGATCACCGGTATCGACATGATGCTGAAGTTGTGTGAAGTTGCTGCTGAAGAGAACCTCAAGGTGTTCTTGCTCGGTAGCAAACCAGAAGTGGTCGAAAAGGCAGCTAAAAACTTGGAAAAAACCTATGGAAACATCATAGTTGGTTACCATCATGGTTATTTCGATGGTGATGGACCTATAGAACTCATTAAGTCTTCGAAAGCCGACCTGTTGTTCGTGGGGATGGGTGTACCAAAGCAAGAAATGTGGATAAGCGAAAACTTTGAAAAAGTCCCTGCAATTTTTGCAATGGGTGTCGGAGGTTCATTCGATGTGGTGTCTGGTTACAAAAAAAGGGCCCCAAAACTCGTGCAAGATTTGAGGCTCGAATGGCTCTACAGGTTTTTGCAATCCCCGTTTCAAAAAAAGAATGTACCAAGGGATGTCATCAAGTTGCTACGTTACATCCTCAAGCCTCCACGCGAGTTTTCAGTAAAAACATGA